In Clostridia bacterium, the genomic window CCCGTCCACCACGATGGAGTCCGGGACCACCGTCTCCAGGCCGCCTTCCGTCGCCGAGTGACCGGTGCGCGGCACTACGTTGATACCGTGGTCATTGGCAAACTTCAGTACCTTGGCCACTTCTTCCGTGCTTTCCACGTAAACTACCGCCGCCGGGATCGGCAACGTGAAAACCCCGTGCAGTTCCTCAAAACGCCGGAAACGATCCACGCTGCTGACCTTCAGCACCTGCTCGTCGGTCACCACGCGATCTTCGCCCAGCATTTCTATCAGGTTCCGCACAATTTCTTCCCGTACCATGGTTTTGCCCCTTTCTAGCCGAATAGCGGATAGGCCTTCTTTAATATCTCGTCAGTATAAAGCGTGATTTCCCGGTAAACTTCGTTCATCTTGCCGTAAAACTCCGTGTGCGCCGGCACCGGCATAAACTCATCCCGCACCCGCACCATGGCTGCCACCGCCTCCTCGAAGCCGGGATAAATGCCGGCCGCCACCGCCGCGCAGATGGCCGAGCCCAGGCTGGCCGCCCCGTTGACCACCGTGCGCCGGGCCGGCAGCCCGTACACGTCGGCAAAAACCTGCATGAACAGGTCACCGCTGGAACCGCCGCCGGAGACCATCAGGCTCTCCGGCGCCAGCCCCAGCTCTTTCAGCATAACGTCGGAATGGTTTTTCATGGTGAGGGCGATACCTTCCACCACGGAGCGGTACATGTGCCGCCAGTTGTGCCGGCCGCTGAAGCCAATCATCAGGCCTTTCTTGTAGGGCTTGTCCCCTGGCGCCAGCCAATCCAGCACCGTCATCAGCCCCTCGCTTCCCACCGGCACCTTGGCCGCTTCCCGGTTCAGGTAGTCCTCCACCGAGAGGCCGGCGCGCCTTGCCGCTTCCGCGGGGTCGCTGCCCAAAAGATCGATGAGCCAGCTTACCGTCCACATGCCCCGCCGGATGCCGCCGCTCTCGTACAGGTACCGGTACGGGATGCAAGCCAGGTTGGTGTAAAAGGACTCTGCCTTCTTGATGTGCCTGTCGCCCGGCACCATAGAGGTGATGTAGGTTCCCAGGGACACCAGGATAGTCTTCTGGTCCAACAGCCCGGCCCCCAGGGCTTCCACCGCCTTATCGTTGGCGGTGGCCACCACCGGGATACCGGCCGGGATGCCCGTCTCCTCCGCCACTTCCTCCAGCAGGTAACCGGCAATATCCCCCGGATTCTGCAACTCGAACAGCATCTCCCGCTTGAGCCCGTACTGCCTGATCACTTCGTCCTCCGCGTGCCATTGCCAGGTATCCTTGTCCAGGGGCCACTGGTACTCGCAGTTGGCCGCCGTGTCGCGGAACTGCCCGGTCAGCCTCCCGGTCATGTAGCCGGTAGTGGTGGTGACATAGCGCACCCTGGGGTCGGTGTGCTCGTAAGGTCTGGACAGGCGGATATCCATCCAGCTCTGCACCGGCGACGCCAGCATCCCGTTCTCATCCAGCAGAACGCGGCAGCAGCGTATGGTGCACAAGCCCAACCCCACAATTTCCTCCGGCTTCCCGGGAAAGTTCTTCATGGCTTCCCGGCTGGCCGCCACGAACGAGTCGTACAGGTCGTCGTCGGGGTGTTCCACGAAGCCTTCCGGGGACAGGATCATGGGACGCAAGTCCTTTTTGCCCTGGGCCACCACCCGGCCATACTCGTCAAAGATCACAACTTTGGTGCTCTGTGAGCCGCCGTCCACGCCAATCAAGTACCGCACAGCCACGCCTCCTACCTTACCAGGTATCCCCCGTCCACCACGAGGATGTGCCCGTTCATGTAGTCCGAGGCCTTACTGGCCAGGAATACCAGGGCTCCCATCAGGTCCAGGGGTTCTCCCCACCGGCCCGCCGGTATATGCTCCAAGACCCTGCGGTTAGCCTCCGGATCTTTCCTGGTTTGCGCGGTGATCTCCGTGGCAAAGTAACCAGGCGCCAGCCCGTTCACCTGGATGCCGAACTGGGCCAGTTCGTCGCAATAAGCTTTGGTAAAACCGGCCAGGCCGTGCTTGGTGGCCGCATAGGCCGGTGACCACTGGCCGCCCAGGAAAGAAAACAGGGAGCAGATATTGATGATTTTCCCGCTTCCCTGCGGGATCATCCTCCTGGCGCAAGCCAGCGCCATCTCAAAGGCAGCCGTCAAGTTCACGTTCACCATGAGGTCCCACTCCTGGCGGCCGAACTTCAAGACATCCTTGACATTCTTGCATACGCCGGCGCTGTTCACCAGGATGTCAACGGAGCCAAAAGCATCCACACAAGCTTGCACGATCCTCTCCGGTGCGCCTTCTTCGGTAAGGTCCACCACCATGAACTCCGCGCGCACGCCCTCGGCTTCGATTAAATCCTTGATCGAGGTATCATCAACCAGACTCGGGATGAACACGTTGGCCCCGGCTTTCGCCAGTGCCAGGGAAAAGGCACGCCCCAAGCCGGTATTGCCGCCGGTCACAATGGCATTTTTCCCGTCCAACCTGAAGAAATCCATGTTGAAGCTCTCAATGCCCATCCTAATCTCCTCCTGAAAAACAAAAATGAGAGAAAAGTATATTCCTCGCGGAATTACTTTCCTCTCATTCTCTAGTAATTCACAATTTAAATATAATACTAATTGCTTGAATTGTCAATCACAAGGACCATACATCCTGATTAGTCGAGCAAATGGACGTAGCGCCGGCACCAAGGGCCGCCACCACATCCTCCTTGGTGCACACCAGGCCGCCGGCAATCACGGGAATTTTTACCTTTTCTACCACCCAGGAAATCATCCTGGGCCATCCCGGCAGCACTTCCAGGAAATCCGGCTGGGCGATCTCCAGTTGCTTTTCCAGGTTCTCGTAGGAGAAGGAGTCAACTACGAAATAGCGGTGGATGGCCAACAAGCCCAGGGCCTTGGCGGCCCTGATCATGGCCGCCTTGTTGCTTAAAATACCGTCCGCCTCCGAATTTTTCTTCAAGTACTCCACCACGATTTCCTTGCTGGCAAACCCCTCTATCAGGTCCACGTTGACAAAAACGATCTTGCCGCTCTCCTTCAGCTTCCTCACGATCTCGCCGATGTTCAGCACGTTGCCGTACAGGACAAAAACTATCTGCCCGTCTGCTTCGAGCACGGCTTTTAGGCCGTCATCGTTCTTGATGGCCGGAATGATGGGTTGATCTCCCAGCAATTCCTTGATCCTCTCTTTCATG contains:
- a CDS encoding sugar kinase → MAVRYLIGVDGGSQSTKVVIFDEYGRVVAQGKKDLRPMILSPEGFVEHPDDDLYDSFVAASREAMKNFPGKPEEIVGLGLCTIRCCRVLLDENGMLASPVQSWMDIRLSRPYEHTDPRVRYVTTTTGYMTGRLTGQFRDTAANCEYQWPLDKDTWQWHAEDEVIRQYGLKREMLFELQNPGDIAGYLLEEVAEETGIPAGIPVVATANDKAVEALGAGLLDQKTILVSLGTYITSMVPGDRHIKKAESFYTNLACIPYRYLYESGGIRRGMWTVSWLIDLLGSDPAEAARRAGLSVEDYLNREAAKVPVGSEGLMTVLDWLAPGDKPYKKGLMIGFSGRHNWRHMYRSVVEGIALTMKNHSDVMLKELGLAPESLMVSGGGSSGDLFMQVFADVYGLPARRTVVNGAASLGSAICAAVAAGIYPGFEEAVAAMVRVRDEFMPVPAHTEFYGKMNEVYREITLYTDEILKKAYPLFG
- a CDS encoding SDR family oxidoreductase; this translates as MGIESFNMDFFRLDGKNAIVTGGNTGLGRAFSLALAKAGANVFIPSLVDDTSIKDLIEAEGVRAEFMVVDLTEEGAPERIVQACVDAFGSVDILVNSAGVCKNVKDVLKFGRQEWDLMVNVNLTAAFEMALACARRMIPQGSGKIINICSLFSFLGGQWSPAYAATKHGLAGFTKAYCDELAQFGIQVNGLAPGYFATEITAQTRKDPEANRRVLEHIPAGRWGEPLDLMGALVFLASKASDYMNGHILVVDGGYLVR
- a CDS encoding glycerol-3-phosphate responsive antiterminator, which gives rise to MKERIKELLGDQPIIPAIKNDDGLKAVLEADGQIVFVLYGNVLNIGEIVRKLKESGKIVFVNVDLIEGFASKEIVVEYLKKNSEADGILSNKAAMIRAAKALGLLAIHRYFVVDSFSYENLEKQLEIAQPDFLEVLPGWPRMISWVVEKVKIPVIAGGLVCTKEDVVAALGAGATSICSTNQDVWSL